In one Bradyrhizobium sp. 4 genomic region, the following are encoded:
- a CDS encoding PAS domain-containing sensor histidine kinase, giving the protein MNNNHPADSDFEDLYQNAPCGYLSVRPDGRIDRANRTLADWMGYLPDDLSGMRLSDLLNMAGRIFLETHVAPLLRMQGFFDEFALDLLTKNGTRLPAIANARERRSDADALLLTRLTIMRATDRRRYERGLIDARKESDELRTALEERLRQERENAELREQFIAVLGHDLRNPLASIAAGARLMLKAKTPEDALRLEAMMQSSVGRMAKMIESVMDLARGRLGGGISLSKAITAVEPVLDQVVAELVAAHPERRIETNFEVERPVFCDPARIAQLFSNLLGNAISHGAPDRPVRVEATAKAEMFELSVANGGAAIPEEARKRLFQPFYRGEAHGPSQGLGLGLYIAAEIAKAHGGSIELDSSEAETKFILRMPLEGDGSLRPHSAP; this is encoded by the coding sequence GTGAACAACAATCACCCTGCTGACAGCGATTTCGAAGACCTCTACCAGAACGCGCCGTGCGGGTACCTCTCCGTTCGCCCGGACGGCCGCATCGATCGTGCTAATCGGACCCTGGCGGATTGGATGGGCTACCTGCCCGATGACCTGTCCGGGATGCGGCTCAGCGACCTGCTCAACATGGCCGGTCGCATATTCCTGGAGACCCATGTGGCGCCGCTGCTCCGGATGCAGGGTTTCTTCGACGAGTTCGCTCTCGATCTCCTGACTAAAAACGGAACGCGGCTGCCGGCGATCGCGAATGCCCGCGAGCGACGATCCGATGCCGACGCGCTCCTACTCACGCGCCTGACGATCATGCGCGCCACGGATCGGCGGCGCTATGAGCGCGGGCTCATCGACGCCCGCAAGGAGAGCGACGAGCTCAGGACCGCTCTGGAGGAGCGTCTGCGACAGGAGCGCGAGAACGCGGAGCTGCGCGAGCAGTTCATCGCCGTCCTCGGTCACGACCTGCGCAATCCCCTTGCATCGATCGCGGCCGGTGCACGGCTGATGCTCAAGGCCAAGACGCCGGAAGACGCGCTGCGGCTCGAGGCCATGATGCAGAGCAGCGTGGGCCGAATGGCCAAGATGATCGAGAGCGTCATGGACCTGGCGCGCGGCCGCCTTGGAGGGGGTATCTCGCTCTCTAAGGCCATTACCGCCGTCGAACCCGTGCTGGACCAGGTTGTGGCCGAGTTGGTCGCGGCCCATCCGGAGCGCCGCATCGAGACCAATTTCGAAGTCGAGAGGCCGGTTTTCTGCGATCCGGCCCGCATCGCCCAGTTGTTCTCCAACCTGCTCGGCAACGCAATCAGCCACGGCGCGCCGGACCGGCCCGTGCGGGTCGAAGCTACCGCCAAAGCAGAGATGTTCGAGCTCTCGGTGGCCAATGGAGGCGCGGCTATTCCGGAGGAGGCTCGCAAGCGCCTGTTTCAGCCGTTCTACCGGGGAGAGGCGCACGGGCCGTCGCAGGGACTTGGGCTTGGCCTTTATATCGCGGCCGAAATCGCCAAAGCCCACGGTGGCTCGATCGAGTTGGATTCGTCTGAGGCAGAAACCAAGTTCATTTTGCGAATGCCCCTTGAAGGCGATGGCTCGCTCCGGCCGCATTCCGCGCCGTAA